One part of the Paracoccus sp. MBLB3053 genome encodes these proteins:
- the cobU gene encoding bifunctional adenosylcobinamide kinase/adenosylcobinamide-phosphate guanylyltransferase, translating into MVTGGARSGKSQLAESIACRFSGRHVYIATAQPWDDEMTQRINLHRDRRDRAWDTVEEPLDLPGALMNSDDGVTVRLVDCLTLWLSNLMAAGDPGPAIKGLCDALPRQRGPVVLVTNELGLGIVPENALARRFRDEHGWMNQSVAAMSDEVWMAVSGLPLRLKPQRETP; encoded by the coding sequence ATGGTGACCGGAGGCGCCCGTTCGGGCAAGTCGCAGCTGGCGGAATCAATCGCTTGCCGATTTTCCGGCCGCCACGTCTACATTGCCACGGCACAGCCGTGGGATGATGAAATGACGCAGCGTATCAACTTGCATCGTGATCGCCGCGACAGGGCGTGGGATACGGTTGAAGAGCCGCTCGACCTGCCCGGCGCCCTCATGAACAGTGATGACGGGGTAACAGTCCGCCTGGTCGATTGCCTGACCTTGTGGCTGTCGAACCTGATGGCGGCCGGTGATCCGGGGCCTGCGATCAAGGGCCTGTGCGACGCGCTTCCTCGCCAGCGCGGTCCCGTCGTCCTCGTGACGAATGAGCTGGGACTGGGAATCGTTCCCGAAAATGCGCTTGCCCGTCGCTTTCGAGATGAACATGGCTGGATGAACCAGTCCGTTGCCGCTATGTCGGATGAGGTCTGGATGGCCGTCAGTGGCCTTCCTCTGCGCCTGAAACCGCAAAGAGAGACGCCTTGA